A portion of the Andreesenia angusta genome contains these proteins:
- a CDS encoding DUF2164 domain-containing protein: MKNKIEFSKEVKAGMVSAIKKYFAEERDEELGDLASALILDFITEKLGPEFYNQGVYDSYNYMSERCEDLLSIQK; the protein is encoded by the coding sequence ATGAAGAATAAGATCGAATTTTCAAAGGAAGTGAAGGCAGGTATGGTTTCAGCCATAAAGAAGTATTTTGCGGAAGAGAGAGACGAGGAGCTAGGCGACCTGGCCTCGGCTTTGATTCTGGATTTCATAACGGAGAAGCTGGGTCCGGAGTTCTACAACCAGGGCGTTTATGACTCTTACAATTATATGAGCGAGCGGTGCGAAGACCTCCTGTCCATCCAAAAATAG